In a single window of the Gossypium hirsutum isolate 1008001.06 chromosome A13, Gossypium_hirsutum_v2.1, whole genome shotgun sequence genome:
- the LOC107894075 gene encoding SNF1-related protein kinase regulatory subunit gamma-1-like, with product MAQAQQTRESSALSSCEAYFEKVNSRKKLPQPLQETLTTAFARIPVSSFPQVPAGKVIEIQADTTVADAVKVLSDCNILSAPVINPDAATSMNWRERYLGIIDYSAIVLWVLETAEVAAVALSASTATAVGLGAGAVGALGALAVSVTGPAAVAGLTVAAVGAAVAGGVAADQASGGDAPAAADNLGKEFYKVILQEEPFKSTTVKSIVKSYRWAPFIPVATDSSMLSVLLLLSKYRLRNVPVIEPGNPEIKNYITQSAVVGGLEGCKGRDWFDCIAARPISDMGLPFMSSNEVISIQNDDLVLEAFKRMRDNHVGGLPVVEGPSKKIVGNVSIRDIRHLLLKPELFSNFRQLTVEDFISTVVSTGQEIGRVTTPITCKVDSTLGSVIQSLATKRVHRIYIVDENEVTGVITLRDVISCFIFEPPNFFDNYFGFSVKEMLNK from the exons ATGGCACAAGCACAACAAACCAGGGAAAGTTCAGCACTTTCaagctgtgaagcttactttgagAAAGTAAATTCCAGGAAGAAATTACCGCAACCGTTGCAAGAGACTTTAACAACCGCTTTTGCAAGAATCCCTGTTTCATCTTTCCCGCAAGTTCCTGCTGGCAAAG tgATTGAAATTCAAGCAGACACAACAGTTGCCGATGCTGTTAAGGTTCTATCAGATTGCAACATTTTGTCTGCACCTGTGATAAACCCAGATGCAGCCACTAGCATGAACTGGAGGGAGAGGTACTTGGGGATCATAGATTACTCAGCAATAGTTCTCTGGGTACTAGAGACTGCAGAGGTTGCTGCTGTTGCTTTATCAGCCAGCACAGCTACAGCTGTTGGTTTAGGTGCTGGAGCTGTCGGTGCTCTTGGAGCATTAGCAGTCAGTGTGACGGGTCCAGCTGCAGTTGCTGGACTAACTGTTGCTGCAGTAGGAGCCGCTGTAGCTGGTGGTGTTGCAGCTGATCAAGCATCAGGAGGAGATGCTCCAGCTGCTGCTGACAACTTGGGCAAAGAATTTTATAAAGTTATCCTTCAAGAAGAACCCTTCAAGTCAACCACT GTGAAGTCAATAGTTAAATCATACAGGTGGGCTCCTTTTATTCCGGTTGCAACAGACAGTTCCATGTTGAGTGTCCTACTGCTACTCTCAAAATATAGACTACGAAATGTACCTGTGATTGAGCCAGGAAATCCCGAAATCAAAAACTACATTACTCAATCCGCGGTTGTTGGAGGTCTGGAAGGATGCAAAGGGAGGGACTGGTTTGATTGTATTGCTGCACGGCCTATTTCGGATATGGGACTCCCTTTCATGTCTTCTAATGAG GTTATTAGCATCCAAAATGATGACCTGGTTCTTGAAGCTTTCAAAAGAATGAGAGACAACCATGTTGGGGGTCTTCCGGTTGTAGAGGGGCCAAGCAAAAAGATTGTTGGGAATGTAAGCATAAGAGACATAAGACACTTGCTGCTCAAACCCGAACTTTTCTCCAATTTCAG GCAGCTCACCGTGGAGGATTTCATTAGTACTGTTGTCTCAACCGGCCAAGAAATTGGGAGAGTCACCACACCAATAACATGCAAGGTAGATTCAACTCTTGGTAGTGTGATCCAGAGCCTTGCCACCAAAAGGGTGCACAGAATCTATATAGTAGATGAGAATGAAGTTACAGGTGTAATTACTCTTAGAGATGTGATCTCTTGCTTCATATTTGAGCCCCCAAACTTTTTCGATAACTATTTTGGGTTTTCAGTGAaagaaatgttgaataagtga
- the LOC107894074 gene encoding pentatricopeptide repeat-containing protein At2g02750 — translation MKQQIIKLVRNGLYKEALHLYSENLIASLLPNKFTFPPLFKACTKLNSPIQGQILHTHLIKTGFSYDIYAATALTDMYIKLHCFECALKVFYEMPDRNLASLNTIISGFWRNGYCNEALILFKEICFGLWRPNSLTIATVLPACQSLELGMQVHTLAIKLGVELDVYVATSLLTMYSNCGEIVLATNMFVEMTDKNVVSYNAFLSGLLQNGVPLMVLQVFKNMMGNCQVGQPNCVTFISIISACASLLYLQFGRQVHGVLVKIETQFDTMVGTALVDMYSKCRAWQWGYDVFKEMKGSRNLITWNSMIAGLMLNNQSEMAVALFEEVEFEGMKPDSATWNSLIRGFSQLGKGFEAFKYFEKMQSAGVELSLKCITSLLPACSILCALKHGKEIHGLAIRSGISNEEFMATALIDMYMNCGYSSCARKIFDQFESKPDDPAFWNAMISGYGRNGENGSAFEIFDLMREEKVKPNSATFIGVLSSCSHTGQVDRGLQVFRMMNKVCNLSPNLEHFGCIVDLLGRCGKLEEAKDLIQELPDPPAAIFASLLGACKCHLNYELGEEIAIKLSELRPENPEPFVILSSIYTAVGRWGDVERIRLMIDDRGLRKFPGFSSISVT, via the coding sequence ATGAAACAGCAAATAATAAAACTGGTGAGAAATGGATTGTACAAAGAAGCACTCCATCTATACAGTGAAAACCTCATTGCATCATTACTTCCCAACAAATTCACATTCCCTCCACTCTTTAAAGCTTGTACCAAGCTCAACTCACCAATTCAAGGCCAAATCCTCCACACTCATCTCATCAAGACTGGGTTTTCCTATGACATCTATGCTGCCACTGCTCTCACGGATATGTACATAAAATTGCACTGCTTTGAATGTGCCCTCAAGGTGTTTTATGAAATGCCTGACCGAAACTTGGCTTCCTTAAACACGATCATTTCCGGGTTTTGGAGAAACGGATATTGTAATGAAGCTCTTATATTGTTTAAGGAGATCTGTTTTGGATTGTGGAGGCCTAATTCACTCACTATAGCTACCGTCTTGCCAGCTTGTCAAAGTCTTGAACTTGGTATGCAAGTTCATACTTTGGCCATTAAGTTGGGAGTTGAGTTGGACGTTTACGTGGCAACTTCGTTGCTGACTATGTATTCTAACTGTGGAGAAATAGTTTTAGCCACTAACATGTTTGTAGAGATGACTGATAAGAATGTTGTCAGCTATAATGCTTTTCTTTCAGGGCTTCTGCAAAATGGGGTTCCACTTATGGTATTGCAGGTGTTTAAGAACATGATGGGGAATTGTCAAGTAGGACAACCCAATTGTGTTACTTTCATTTCTATTATATCTGCATGTGCAAGTCTTTTGTACCTACAGTTTGGCAGACAGGTTCATGGGGTTCTTGTGAAAATTGAGACACAGTTTGATACTATGGTTGGAACTGCACTTGTTGATATGTATTCAAAATGTCGGGCTTGGCAATGGGGCTATGATGTTTTCAAGGAGATGAAAGGAAGCAGGAACTTGATAACATGGAATTCAATGATAGCAGGGTTGATGTTAAACAATCAAAGTGAGATGGCTGTTGCACTGTTCGAGGAGGTAGAATTTGAAGGAATGAAACCTGATTCAGCAACATGGAATTCATTGATAAGGGGGTTTTCGCAGTTAGGGAAAGGATTTGAAGCTTTTAAGTATTTTGAGAAGATGCAGTCTGCTGGTGTAGAACTGAGTTTAAAATGCATTACCAGTCTTTTGCCAGCTTGTTCAATCTTGTGTGCTTTAAAGCACGGAAAAGAGATCCATGGTCTTGCTATAAGAAGTGGTATTAGTAACGAGGAGTTCATGGCTACAGCACTCATTGACATGTATATGAACTGTGGGTATTCCTCTTGTGCGCGTAAAATCTTTGATCAGTTTGAGTCAAAGCCTGATGATCCGGCATTCTGGAATGCAATGATTTCCGGTTATGGAAGAAACGGAGAGAATGGATCAGCATTTGAAATTTTTGATTTGATGCGGGAGGAAAAAGTAAAGCCAAATTCAGCAACTTTCATTGGTGTTCTATCTTCATGTAGTCACACTGGACAAGTTGACAGAGGATTACAAGTTTTCAGAATGATGAATAAAGTTTGTAACTTGAGCCCAAATCTTGAGCATTTTGGTTGCATAGTTGATCTTTTGGGTCGATGCGGCAAACTAGAGGAAGCCAAAGATCTAATACAAGAACTTCCAGACCCTCCTGCTGCAATTTTTGCTTCTCTGCTTGGTGCTTGTAAGTGTCACTTAAATTATGAGCTAGGAGAAGAAATAGCTATAAAGCTTTCAGAGTTGAGGCCAGAGAATCCAGAACCTTTTGTGATACTGTCCAGCATATACACTGCAGTAGGAAGGTGGGGAGATGTGGAAAGAATAAGACTAATGATAGATGACAGAGGATTAAGAAAATTCCCCGGATTTAGTTCAATATCCGTGACATGA